The nucleotide sequence TATAATTCTTGATAAAAGACGTATTATATGTAGTACGTACATTTTAAGGACGTTTGTTTAAAATGATGTGGGTAACGGTAATTTCATTTCCTGTATGACTTGTTAAAATTGAGAATACTTTGCTGAAAAATACTTatgttttcaatttatattttattaacgaAATTAGGGATAGGTGGGTAAATTTTATATTCGTACTTACAAGTACAACATTTATTTAGTTGAACTAAAGAATTGTTGAAAAcctatttttcgatttttttacagcatgtgaaagtcaaaattttgtcccaaaaatgCATCCTTTTCAAAAAACCTTGAAGAAATGATTCGATTTCACGATTTTCACGGTTTTCTTAGTATAACTATGAAATAcactaatgaaaattgatttttttttagattttgtttCTCACTCAGACAAAAATTACGATCTGCAGATTTCCCGCAAATAAAACGAGGCGCTTCATTGGACATTTCGccattttgttatattttttctcgaaaaaaattatataagtaCTCTAATATGCATAAACAtttataccaaaaatttcaagaatcttggTCGTTTCCTtgtcctcaaaaaaaaaaaaaaatcgcgaaaaacagcAAGTTTTGGTCTTCTAATTGACACTCCTCGCTTAATTgtttagttgaaaaaaaaaacattgaacaCAAGCTTGGTTTCCTCAGTAGATTTTTTTGACTTAACCCCTGCCCAAGATCATAACTACACACCAAATCATCATTTGATCTATATTTTCAGGGCAGAgcattataattaattttccataCTAAACCAtgatatatttttctcatttgaattttaaaagttcGAGTACGAGACTAAATGCAAccattttgaaacttttaccaaatgaaaaagtattttgagtAACATTTTTCCACAAGACTTATAATAATTACAGGAAGATAACAATTCCTAAACTGTTATCTTTTATAGAacattatttagaaaaatgtccCGTCTCTCACATCTGTaagttttttaattcaataaaaatacattCTATATATCTGTTAACCACTTATATCGTGTTATTTTGATCTCGTTTAATATTTAAGGCCTAGAATTAagaaagaaattaagaaaaatgcaGTACTTGTGAATTGAAATGCCACATCCGTTGTTTAATCATCCTGAATTTTCACATTAGTtctacattttattattaaggCTTATGCAAAACATATTTACCTCGTTCCAAAATGTACCACACTACCTTAAGTTCACAATATAATCcctaaaatatggttttgaagATTTAGATTTGGGGTACTTCCAAAACCCTAAGTTGCTAACTCTAACCGTTTGCTCTATCGCTTTTTAgtacgtaggggagactggggcaaaatttgtcaaaacgaaaatttcaatattcactattttctaaaataaaagagactgagtcttgaaattttttataacagatagccttcatggaccttcttaaacttacaaagtttcaagggattcgaggaaggactatgtaaaataaaaaataatgaaattttgtgttctatttttggaatatttgccttactgaaaatattaatactgattagctcaaattaagcacatttctcgttgagatagagaaaaaatatcttcgacaaagttgtagaggaataaatttcctataaaaatatgtctatttgatatttttattgcgagagtaaaacgtcacaaattatccgaagactgacaaaatttgccccagcaattttgagaatctccacaaaattgacttttagaaaatgattcgaaaatcacatttctttccagatagaggaaaatagtcttctgcaatgttgtagagtagtaaatttcctataagaatatgctcattataaaacgtttaagttttctcagagctcatgaaagaattaaacatgcgttttgacaagttttgccccagtctcccttacttGTATAGaccatttacaaaatatatttcttgtAGTTTCGCTAATATCTATACGCAGTTTCgatgaaaaatttacaaaaaaaaaacaaagttattGCAAGTAAACTACGATAATAACTTTAACAAGTTTGGGAAATAGAGAATGATCAAAGCAACTAGAACTAGATTTCATATACTTTTagtcaaaaatcaaaatcatattcacagaaaaaaacaaactaaaattacaaaataatttcaaaaaatctgTAATGAGTTCCAGGCTTTCTTTCAAGTTTGAACAATTAAGAttttaatggctctggcacaccttttagatcagaaaattgtcatgaaatcaaaattcacatccttttctgtCTCACACGTTTTacttatgtctatctcattctttcgatctctaaattcgattgagctaaattgagtttgttgtgatgtttaaaagaagaagaagagtgcgaaagaatgagaaagacatatgcaaaacatatgaGAACGAAACACACTCGAAtatcgacttcatgaaattttcctgaactaaaagtgtgccggagccataaatatttaaaatataattaattgcaTTCTTACTTTAATCTATTATAAGATAATCCTAGAATTGCGAAAAATTGTTCTGAAATGGTTAAAAGAACACctttgtccaaaaaaaaaaatgcaattatcTGTAAAAGAATTCCAGAGAGAAGAGAAAACTATCGATAATGAGTTTTCCCATGAAGAAGAGACAATCCGAAAGAATTAAATGTATCGCCTAATTAATGGTTTCGAGTGAGTAATTGCGAATGGTTTGACAAAGGATTATACACCCCCATTCCATCTCGTCTGCCTGATGAAAAATCCCAGCCAGAAGTGTATATATGTGAAGATGAAGGAGGGGGTTGGAATTGTAATGGATTTGTAAAACATTTCGTGTTCTATAATTATTGTATGCTCATGAAACATTCCACACTCATTCTCCGGATGGTCGGGAATCTGTGGGGCCTCTGGAAGAGATAGCTAGAGAGATGTGGCAACCGACGCTAAAGTGGTATATAAGAGAAGTAATCACTTAAATAAGAGTGGGTGGACATTATATTGTGTCGAGTCAGTGAGCTTCTCGCTCTCGCTCTTCTCCTTTTGCCCAGGACGTAGAAAATTTTTGCAGTAAGCAGAGTGGAAATGAGTTCTAAGGGATGGTTTCCACATTGCATTTCGAGAATGCTATATCAACTTTGGATGAGGCGGAGTCAGACAAATTGGGGGTACTGTGGCGCACACCGTAGAGAAATATCACTCCTGAAGAGGCGTGTTTCCAGTACCCAGAATGCCACAGAGAAGAAAATTCACCATTTCCCTGATGCTACCAGAGTAACGACCCTTCGTTGCTCATGCGGCTTTCGGATGCTGGGCCTCAGAATAGATCTCGATTTTCCACTCTCGCTCAGTCAGCCACTGTCGTTGTCAGCGTGCTGTCGCGTTTTCTCTCTGCTCccggaaaaaataattttgaacatTTGAGACGAACGGTTATCCTTCACGGGTGATTTGGTGCGTGGGTTAACGTGATTCTATTTTGTTGCAATTGAGTGGAgttaagaagtcagaaaaatcTTTCCAGGAACTTGTGTATTACCCAGTGAATTCCATTAAAAAAGAGGTCTAAGAATAACTCTCCTTAAAGTATGGTCATGATGCAATCGTCAGGACACGACGGTGAGCACCCTTTGAGCCCAATGTCTGGATCAAAGTCACCGAAATCCGATGATCAGAGCCTCATTATTGCTCGTGAGActaaatatcctagatttgaaaCTTCTAAGACCGACACAAAATTCCCCGAGAAGACCATTGGTCATCTTCTGGGCAGAAATATCGAAAACAGAACTCTCCAATTATCTGCCATTTCTCATGTATCCTCGCCATCGAACAATAACCAACAAAAGCAGATTGATGCAAATTACGCAGAAGTTCTCAGTGATGAGGAGAATGTACGGAAGCGTCAACTGCTGGAGCACAGATTGAGCCCAGATGAGCCGTCGGAAGTGCATGTGAGAGGTGGATCCCATGAAGAGTGTCTCAAGTTCTCCAGTGGCCACTATTCGAGCGGTCGCAGCTGTGGCGAACATCGTGTCAGGAATGATGGATCACCCGAAGGAGACAACCAATCCATCAGCAATTTATCTGCCATCAACACCGCCAATCAATATCCCATCAAGTGCGAAGCACCGCCGGGGGGTGAGCTTGAGGTGGACCAGATAAAGCTGGCCAGGACTATGCTCAACACTGACATAtcggactttggctttcggataCAGTTGGGTGGACTCCATTCCAACTATGCCCGCAGTGACACGAGTGAAGAACTAGTGGTTGATGGGAATGATGATATGGAATCCCAAGATGGTGCGACGGTAAGTCAATTCATAATCATCCATCTCCCCTcattcactctctctctctctcaatcggaccCTTCCTTCATGCAGATTTGTCCCGTGGACCTAACACGTTCCATGGACTCAAAAGCGGTATGCATCACAGATAAGGATGTCCCGAGGAAACTTGCTTTCTCCGTTGAAAATATCCTCGATCCCAACAAATTCACAGGGAAGAAGGCACGTCCTGAAATTGTGTCTAGATATTGGGGGTATGACAAGGATAAACTAAAGGATGCAATGGACAATGACATGGATGACTCCCACTCTGGTGAGTACTTTTCTCCCAAAATCCCTATCAAAAACATACTGTTAGAAAAAAAGTCCCTCGCGGATTTTAATCCGTCACCAATTCCCAATGCTTTTGAACACACAAGAGAGATTCTAATTCTAAACACGATCCTCTTTGGTGATTTGCAATCGACACCTAAAAACCAGAATAAAGCCACCAAAAGCCTTACTTTGCTATTCAAATCCAACTGTCACCACGAGTTGGTaaaggatttttcttttttatcataTGTATAGTCAGTTCAGTATAGTCACCATGTAAgagtaaaatttgtaaaacaaaaaataattctcATAAGAACTCTGTgtcaatttgtatttttaaaatattagaaatggaatattaaattttttgtagCGTGTAAAatcaaaatggtcagtaaaattttactctttgcttagtaaataatgcaaaattgatCGATAATCATTTTCATCCGATGATAAAAATGTCATCATGGTTCATATAATGACTTAGTTTTCCATTTGCCTAGATATTTACTTATTTTCATACTAGAAAAACTTCCGATTTCTATTTCAATCACCAAAATACTGCTTAATCTGTTGCAGCATAGGgttaagtgaaaaaaatataccaataagaaaaaaagaaatgttttcaaTGCAGGCTAAAATCGTTGTGTctataaaagatatttttaaagattCTAGGACAGGAAAATTCAgtaaatttacaatttacttatcaattttcattgttttttcgaatttcgaaattttcttaATACTTTGATGCTCTCCAGATATCATGTcgttcttaaaaataaattttaaagagttTGACTTATTGGCAAATGGATAAGACTGTGaagagaattatttttttctggagAGTAAAACATATAGAACTCAtaatggaaatttagtcaaaataatgcaaaaaacgGAAATATTATTCGCTTGCAAAATTCACGgcaatataggggagactggggcaaaaagtcacaaatcggaaaattcaaaattcaatatcttccaaggtaaaacagatagcggctcaatttttttctgtagatagcctccatagaccttcaatgtcgtaagtttcttagaattcgaacaaggaatttagaaaataataaaaatatggaaatttttagtcctatttttgaaatattttccttgcaaaagataacaattattacttacttattttccaaaattgatgcactggtgaatattttctaaataatttggattctttgagtacgaatccgctatctattttagaattttacaaaggttcttttctccagaaatccttttattaaaaatggccacttggggtgaAAAGTGACAAAagttatagagcaaaaagtaacaaaaaaagcgaagcaatttctgatgtcaattttacaaatgtgtagatgaataaattttctatgaaaatatgtcatctattttttacaaatttacagaagcccgttatgaagcgaatcaaaatatgataatactctatgtctggtactatttgccccagcatttttgagaatggtcacaaaattaccttttagaaattggctcgataaacgtatttccttacaaaatagaggaatattactttcacaaagttgtagagcggtaaatttcctataacactgcgctaattagatattttttaagcgatcaagtagcttgtaaaaaaataaaatatccgttttgtgattttttgccccagtctcccctaatcaagatatattaatttagtaataaaatagatatttaataatagtaataatagtAAAAACATTTATGGttagtaaaatattacattGTGGTCAGTAAAGCAGGttgaattaatcaattttctgtTTGCCGACAATATTTTACGATTTTCATGCACTAtacaaatattattataaatagactatttaatatttgaaaattgatatttactaaacatttttcaaaactaCTGCACAATCTGCTTGCAGTTTTTTAATTGTGCCGATATTTAAACTTTTAGGATTTGGTTTATTGGATAATTCTTGACGATTTTAGCGGAGTTTCTTTACAATCTGAGCTTTTTTAATAGGGAAAGTTTGAATTGGGATAGCTTTgaaattgttcttttttcttatttttaatggaattgTTCCTTGTTATGATGTATTTTATCTTCACAATCGATTTGTGGAGCTGAATTatacatcatgataaggtccagtttcatttagaaataggagaaaaagcccaatttcaaagctgcccccaTTCGAAGGTGCCCCACCGCCCCCTATAACTTTCAAATCTATTTAATTCATTCAGAATCTATGTGaataaattatccaaaatttCGCCATTTTGACTTCAAAAACTATTACCTTCTATGTAATGCTAATTTCTTTTGAACACATGAAGAAGCATATATACAGTGTGCGAAATTCTGATGTGCTCACTTCATGAAGTGAACTTCTAAAGAAGTAAGCATGCAAAGTTGTTACATTATACACGTATAGTGAtaagagtgttttttttaatgatatcaCCTAGAAGTTGCCAATATTTTACGAagcttttagattttttaaagatgggtatgagaaaaatataaaagtgcctttaaatttaaatacaggTAGCGTTTATAAATTTAAGAAgattttctgaatttaaaactccaaaaattttctatttcctgcgatattttttttaagacttaGAACAAACGATCAAATTCCTTGAAATTGTTAATATTATAAGATATGATGGACTAATGAGAAGTTTACTGCGAAGCGCCTCGTCACAACCGTCCCTAATTGGCGGGAAATGTGTAACTTGTAATTCttgtctaattaaaaaaaaacaaataagatttgaatttttataatcaaagtcaggggagtgacattagctctgaaaaatgcgaccagttttagtataaattttttcctgttttcgtaaacatttcctgagatatcttcaaaactacgtaggttgccaatttgggattttcggttgtctcttcgttattaaattggcttttattttgtattagtattatttgctaattcattctacaatgacagaaaacagctaataaactcaagaGGTTTTTTTGGCaggctagaaacatatgggaaacataggaaatgtcatgcccctgatcaaAGTAGAACAACAAAAAACTGAAGAATATTGCAAAATCGGATTCACTTTTCCTtttgaaaaaatgcatttttcggGATTAAATATTGAGCTTTACATGTTGTAAAAGACAAATTAAGAAAGGATTACGACAAACCAATTcgaaaaaatcgttaaaatgaGAAATGTAGATAACACGCATCCTACCCCCCGGCGCGCGCTTCCGAGATTTGGTTGTTCACCCGAGGGTTCTAAGCGTTTCCAAACCCTGCTTGGCATAGGCATTCCTTTAGGtttgattttgtatttttggaaATACTTTGAAATAACCTCTGGTTTTTTGTTATGTATCCTTCCTTACACAGTTTACCTTACACAGTTTACAATATCGAgtttttgaccttgtaattcaggTAACTcccttaaatttgaaatttaagggaattttaatcaatttctgTTAACCTA is from Phlebotomus papatasi isolate M1 chromosome 1, Ppap_2.1, whole genome shotgun sequence and encodes:
- the LOC129798356 gene encoding homeobox protein slou, producing the protein MVMMQSSGHDGEHPLSPMSGSKSPKSDDQSLIIARETKYPRFETSKTDTKFPEKTIGHLLGRNIENRTLQLSAISHVSSPSNNNQQKQIDANYAEVLSDEENVRKRQLLEHRLSPDEPSEVHVRGGSHEECLKFSSGHYSSGRSCGEHRVRNDGSPEGDNQSISNLSAINTANQYPIKCEAPPGGELEVDQIKLARTMLNTDISDFGFRIQLGGLHSNYARSDTSEELVVDGNDDMESQDGATICPVDLTRSMDSKAVCITDKDVPRKLAFSVENILDPNKFTGKKARPEIVSRYWGYDKDKLKDAMDNDMDDSHSGKDVSEVDNEEMCDDAMESDTEDHISEEDSKKDSTSRNSKGNSDGKSQSNGTKPRRARTAFTYEQLVSLENKFKTTRYLSVCERLNLALSLSLTETQVKIWFQNRRTKWKKQNPGMDVNSPTIPPPNSSGSFGPGSYTGSLLYPHAVPYPPYGPYFHPLGGHHLSHSHN